Proteins from a genomic interval of Lysobacter arenosi:
- the glk gene encoding glucokinase, producing MNNAAGRFRDSGSARHFARRAGTRVLVSDVGGTNARFGLAEAGSRGVLVAGSVREFPVAGFASLSEAAGSYLQMQGEHVDLAVFAVAGRIVDDEVRITNHPWVISREQTERALGISHVALINDFAAQAMAITCLQRDDVVAIGPQAWRPFDARVPRTYAVIGPGTGLGVGGLLVRNGRCYPLETEGGHAGFAPVTVADLRLLECLIGRFGRVSCERLVSGPGLVNLYSAVCEIHGQTQETTEPSAITARAAAGDANCQRAIEVFCAAFGSMAGDLVLTHGAWDGVFLAGGLVPKLLPALQASSFRERFESKGRFSSALAEVPSLAIVHPSSGLLGAAAHAAELLHASNA from the coding sequence ATGAACAACGCCGCGGGTCGCTTCCGTGATAGCGGAAGCGCTCGACATTTCGCAAGACGGGCAGGGACGCGCGTGCTGGTCAGCGACGTCGGCGGCACCAACGCGCGCTTCGGCCTGGCCGAGGCCGGCAGTCGCGGCGTGCTGGTCGCGGGCAGTGTCCGCGAGTTCCCGGTGGCCGGGTTTGCTTCGCTGAGCGAAGCGGCCGGCAGTTACCTGCAGATGCAGGGCGAGCATGTCGACCTGGCGGTCTTCGCCGTGGCGGGGCGCATCGTCGACGACGAAGTCCGCATCACCAACCACCCGTGGGTGATCTCGCGCGAGCAGACCGAGCGCGCGCTGGGCATCAGCCATGTAGCACTGATCAACGATTTCGCCGCGCAGGCGATGGCGATCACCTGCCTGCAGCGCGATGACGTCGTTGCGATCGGGCCGCAGGCCTGGCGCCCGTTCGATGCGCGCGTGCCGCGCACCTATGCCGTGATCGGTCCGGGCACCGGACTGGGCGTGGGCGGACTGCTGGTTCGCAACGGCAGGTGCTACCCATTGGAGACCGAAGGCGGTCACGCCGGATTCGCGCCGGTGACGGTGGCGGACCTGCGCCTGCTGGAATGCCTCATCGGCCGGTTCGGTCGCGTCTCGTGCGAGCGCCTGGTATCCGGGCCAGGCCTGGTGAACCTGTACAGCGCCGTGTGCGAGATTCATGGGCAAACGCAGGAGACGACGGAGCCATCGGCGATCACGGCCAGGGCAGCGGCCGGCGACGCGAACTGCCAGCGGGCCATCGAAGTGTTCTGCGCCGCGTTCGGCTCGATGGCCGGCGACCTCGTGCTCACGCACGGCGCATGGGATGGCGTATTCCTCGCGGGCGGTCTGGTGCCGAAGCTGCTGCCCGCGCTGCAGGCGTCGTCGTTCCGCGAAAGGTTCGAAAGCAAGGGCCGCTTCTCCTCGGCGCTGGCCGAAGTGCCTTCGCTGGCCATCGTGCATCCCAGCTCCGGGTTGCTGGGTGCGGCGGCGCACGCGGCGGAGTTGCTGCACGCGTCCAATGCTTGA
- a CDS encoding autotransporter domain-containing protein codes for MSLLTRLPSLRQGASTVPVGGSKWGQPMDLGTGGYAPLARAVAVGLFTMVLASCGGGGGGGNVRSDPPPATGGGTPPSPPSPPPPAPPEPPPPVPPAPPEPPPPPPPPPPPPPPPPPPPPIERAAPVANPAIDAHVSGIGATGLTYSGERATIGILDTGVDTRKLTQTGMVFGSHTTVDSSSKDMSVPDKSGHGTQVARIMLGFSAGFAGGHPGGVAQRSKLVSVRYLGDDYPAEQYVAPGSRFGIAMDVFNTNDVDVVNVSTDSLRWENEAGRAALYSGFASLSATDAMVVVAAGDAVGREPSQLAQLPWSGDDPSRLRDRWLVAGAVSSEVTSLISAYSNACGVAKDVCLMAPGDVKTVDPNATGLVDGHSTGFAAAQVSAAVALVRDRYTYMDAKTVQQVLLGTATDLGAAGVDDVYGHGLLNVAKALNGPERLGSQDMVIDLSRMTSGGWAGNWTNDISGTGGLTINGDGHGALMWLQGNNTYTGATTIGNDFTLGVFGYQAGDFVVRSNAFLTAANGSHFGGDIRVEGGSLLLGSDPSWSAAANKTTLQIDGDVVNQSAMWMPSKSDLSVTIGGNYTQSAGASSKMYLGAKPVHVGGVASLAGELVIVGAVNGYIFNTRADVLDASQVVGQFDTVTWTGPSYLVSVTPHYEPGQVWLELARNSVTATAMSMGLSAEAIAGAQLVEEAFTDLDQSPDLADASFVAGAAALQATASAEQLDRSLRSLSGELHRMDTTFTLMSADDARRALESRVDGRRDAASPRAWTDTFDQQRGGTSFDVRSSGWIIGTDLLRTATTTMGVSMTSTQATVWNGFRNDREQSRLVDGQWYANRDLGAGAYLLGSVGFGHGQRWLRREIDLGGERHQLSSANEQQYGTLTLQAGKHLAWAHSRLVPYVGVQALHLQRDGFQEDGAAGFGLTAADSETTAALGVAGARWSHALRTGRSRWDLHGRVEWQHVFAQSGGMRARFTGIDSWTPLADRGLAEDAGLLEFGLQRGFGSDAQMRVSLGARESSQERWGTAMVEWSMGL; via the coding sequence TTGAGCCTGCTCACTCGATTGCCTAGTCTTCGGCAAGGGGCGTCGACCGTGCCGGTCGGCGGAAGCAAATGGGGACAGCCAATGGATCTGGGAACGGGAGGCTACGCGCCGCTTGCGCGTGCTGTTGCCGTGGGACTTTTCACGATGGTCCTTGCCTCGTGCGGTGGCGGCGGTGGTGGCGGCAACGTTCGCAGCGACCCTCCGCCCGCAACAGGGGGCGGCACGCCACCGTCACCTCCGAGCCCGCCTCCGCCGGCGCCACCGGAACCCCCGCCGCCGGTACCGCCCGCACCTCCGGAGCCGCCGCCGCCGCCGCCACCGCCGCCGCCTCCGCCGCCACCGCCGCCGCCTCCGCCGCCCATCGAGCGTGCCGCGCCGGTGGCCAACCCGGCGATCGACGCGCACGTGTCGGGCATCGGCGCAACGGGTCTGACGTATTCCGGTGAGCGCGCGACCATCGGCATCCTCGATACGGGAGTCGACACGCGGAAACTCACGCAGACCGGCATGGTTTTCGGCTCCCACACCACGGTCGATTCGTCGAGCAAGGACATGTCCGTGCCCGACAAGTCCGGTCATGGCACGCAGGTCGCGCGGATCATGCTGGGCTTCAGTGCAGGCTTTGCAGGCGGCCATCCGGGCGGCGTTGCGCAGAGGTCGAAACTGGTGTCGGTGCGCTATCTCGGCGACGACTACCCGGCAGAGCAATACGTCGCCCCCGGCTCACGTTTCGGCATCGCCATGGACGTGTTCAACACGAACGACGTGGACGTGGTGAACGTGTCCACCGATTCGTTGCGCTGGGAGAACGAGGCGGGACGCGCCGCGCTGTATTCCGGATTCGCCAGTTTGAGCGCGACCGATGCAATGGTGGTGGTCGCTGCAGGCGACGCGGTTGGCCGCGAACCATCGCAGCTGGCGCAACTGCCCTGGTCGGGCGATGACCCCTCGCGCCTTCGCGACCGCTGGCTGGTGGCCGGCGCCGTCTCCAGCGAAGTGACATCGCTGATTTCGGCGTACTCCAATGCCTGCGGGGTGGCCAAGGACGTCTGCCTGATGGCGCCGGGCGACGTGAAGACCGTGGATCCCAACGCTACAGGTCTCGTCGACGGCCACAGCACCGGCTTCGCGGCGGCGCAGGTGTCCGCCGCGGTCGCACTGGTTCGCGACCGCTACACCTACATGGATGCGAAGACCGTGCAGCAGGTGCTGCTGGGCACCGCCACCGACCTGGGCGCTGCGGGCGTCGACGACGTCTATGGCCACGGCCTCCTGAACGTCGCCAAGGCCCTCAACGGCCCCGAGCGGCTGGGCTCGCAGGACATGGTGATCGACCTGAGCCGCATGACCAGCGGTGGCTGGGCCGGCAACTGGACCAACGACATCAGCGGCACGGGCGGCCTGACCATCAATGGTGACGGCCACGGGGCACTGATGTGGCTGCAAGGCAACAACACCTATACCGGTGCGACGACCATCGGCAACGATTTCACCCTGGGTGTGTTCGGCTACCAGGCAGGGGACTTCGTTGTGCGGAGCAACGCCTTCCTGACCGCCGCCAACGGTTCGCATTTCGGCGGCGACATCCGCGTCGAAGGCGGCTCCCTGCTCCTGGGGTCTGACCCGAGCTGGTCGGCGGCGGCCAACAAGACCACGCTCCAGATCGATGGCGACGTCGTCAACCAGTCGGCAATGTGGATGCCATCGAAGAGCGACCTCTCGGTCACCATCGGCGGCAACTACACGCAGTCGGCAGGCGCTTCGAGCAAGATGTACCTGGGTGCCAAGCCAGTTCATGTCGGAGGCGTCGCCAGTCTGGCCGGCGAACTGGTCATCGTTGGCGCGGTCAACGGATACATATTCAACACGCGTGCCGACGTGCTCGACGCCTCGCAGGTGGTCGGGCAGTTCGATACGGTGACTTGGACCGGTCCGTCGTACCTGGTCAGCGTGACCCCGCATTACGAACCTGGTCAGGTATGGCTTGAGCTGGCGCGCAACAGTGTCACCGCCACGGCCATGAGCATGGGACTGTCTGCGGAAGCGATTGCCGGTGCGCAGCTGGTGGAGGAGGCGTTCACCGATCTGGACCAGTCCCCGGATCTGGCCGATGCCAGCTTCGTTGCCGGCGCCGCGGCACTGCAGGCAACCGCCTCGGCCGAGCAGCTTGATCGTTCGCTGCGCAGCCTGTCCGGCGAGCTTCATCGCATGGATACGACCTTCACGCTGATGTCCGCCGACGACGCGCGCCGCGCACTCGAGTCGCGCGTGGACGGCAGGCGCGACGCGGCATCGCCGCGGGCCTGGACCGACACATTCGACCAGCAGCGCGGAGGAACCTCGTTCGACGTCCGGTCCAGCGGCTGGATCATCGGCACGGACCTGTTGCGCACGGCAACGACAACGATGGGTGTGTCGATGACATCGACGCAGGCGACCGTGTGGAACGGATTCCGCAACGATCGTGAGCAGAGCCGGCTTGTTGACGGCCAGTGGTACGCCAACCGGGATCTCGGCGCAGGGGCCTACCTGCTGGGCAGCGTCGGATTCGGTCACGGCCAGCGCTGGCTGCGCCGCGAGATCGACCTGGGCGGCGAGCGCCATCAGCTGTCTTCCGCGAACGAGCAGCAATACGGAACGTTGACCCTGCAGGCCGGCAAACACCTGGCGTGGGCACATTCGCGACTGGTGCCATATGTCGGTGTGCAGGCCCTGCACTTGCAGCGCGACGGGTTCCAGGAGGATGGCGCTGCAGGCTTCGGCCTGACTGCGGCGGACTCCGAAACCACCGCCGCGCTGGGTGTGGCCGGCGCCCGCTGGAGTCACGCGCTGCGGACCGGTCGTTCGCGCTGGGACCTGCATGGACGAGTCGAATGGCAACACGTGTTCGCGCAATCGGGCGGCATGCGGGCACGCTTCACCGGAATCGATTCCTGGACGCCACTGGCGGATCGTGGCCTCGCCGAAGATGCAGGCTTGCTCGAGTTCGGGCTGCAGCGCGGGTTCGGATCGGACGCGCAGATGCGCGTCAGTCTGGGGGCGCGCGAGTCTTCACAGGAGCGCTGGGGCACGGCCATGGTGGAATGGAGCATGGGGCTGTAG